The proteins below are encoded in one region of Halorhodospira halochloris:
- a CDS encoding PAS domain S-box protein: MSSDEPLQTILVVDDEPTNIQALGNVLKDDYRVQVATSGDGALAMLQAPNRPKPDMILLDIQMPGLDGYEICRRLKADSQTRNIDIIFVTARDAASDEEYGLSLGAVDYITKPFSPAIVRARVDTHMRLRHKSDLLEQQVAELEAQRQARDQALQRSEARRQQIEAIFRAIPDVALTETDLEGTVREASNSAEHMFGYTREQLIGSNIYILHDPSEHAQVQKKIARLQQTGEGYTTECELIRGTGERFRAQLSVAPLRNERGEVVGEIAACIDLSAQFADEQRLRMAQEAAGFGVWDWDLAADQVYWDAACWRMLGYDPAQQGTLAFADWQELVHPEDLERVQPIVESHLAAGSPFTIELRYRCADGGWLWVQGRGQTLRRGADGSPTYMAGTHVDIQQIKEAEQALREHERDLVEVKRIARLGHWILDVDSQELFCSGEVYELFGIDPQAKTLDLETYLDQVLKPDLSQVQSSLEQALSGQSFEVEHRIRLPQGNERILLGRGYTEFDAQGRPRIVRGTTQDVTEQRVLQRELAEREAHYRDLVENQPLMIERFLPDTTVTYANPALGDCLGVEPEALIGQRWLDYLPAEERENIEAHLAGSTPSHPVSQFENSMPGKNGMQLWAMWTCRAFFDEAGELSHFQAVGVDITARRRAEQAEQQLREQLETRQKELEAIFAAARSVSLIKTDLNSVIEEASTGAEVLFGYSREELIGRHVSLLHTAEDIERLADYVERLFKDHEPIRMETELVHQDGSRFPALFTIHPITDLRGELVATLGVSFDISDQKRAERELAEAVKAKTTFLNAVSHDLRSPLNALTGFVDLLAAPDLEEEERQSYVQQCRHASGRLLELIDSLLDLSRLHAGRLELRPTPFDLHAAIESQCTVYRHLAAEHDLEFTCTCGLEAGVPQWVEADATRLGQILSNLLSNAIKYTQDGGIDLRVCTELDDRITFQVRDTGPGIPPEQQAHIFAAFDRAGYQGSRSGHGLGLAIVRELTELFGGELALESTPGVGSTFSVTLPLTPVAAPETERDAAPDMEAASLPLGEETPANTLHVLVADDEQTNVFLAQVLLEQFGCTVTTAKNGTAALEAWRTQRLDALVLDRHMPDLDGVELAERIRTEEQVEGGPRVPIALYTAYARSEVEPVLEGGLFDTFLGKPLDSTELRQWIESLVGR, encoded by the coding sequence ATGAGCAGCGACGAGCCGCTCCAGACCATTTTGGTAGTAGATGACGAGCCAACTAACATCCAGGCTCTCGGCAATGTTCTGAAAGATGATTACCGGGTCCAGGTGGCTACCTCCGGCGATGGGGCGCTGGCCATGCTACAAGCGCCGAATCGACCGAAACCGGATATGATCCTCCTCGACATCCAGATGCCGGGGCTCGATGGCTACGAGATTTGCCGCCGCCTCAAGGCGGATTCGCAGACGCGCAACATCGACATTATCTTCGTCACGGCTCGTGATGCGGCCAGTGATGAAGAATACGGCCTGAGTCTGGGCGCGGTGGACTACATCACCAAGCCGTTTTCACCGGCGATTGTTCGTGCTCGGGTCGACACTCACATGCGCCTTCGCCACAAGTCGGATCTGCTCGAGCAGCAGGTTGCCGAGCTGGAGGCGCAACGCCAGGCCCGTGACCAGGCCTTGCAGCGCAGTGAGGCGCGCCGGCAGCAGATTGAGGCCATCTTCCGGGCGATTCCCGATGTGGCCCTGACCGAGACCGATTTAGAAGGCACGGTGCGCGAGGCCAGCAACAGCGCCGAACACATGTTCGGGTACACGCGCGAGCAGCTAATCGGCAGCAACATCTACATCCTCCACGACCCTTCCGAGCATGCTCAGGTCCAGAAGAAGATCGCTCGCCTGCAGCAAACCGGCGAAGGCTACACCACGGAGTGCGAGCTGATTCGCGGCACCGGCGAGCGCTTTCGGGCCCAGCTGAGTGTCGCACCGCTACGCAATGAGCGCGGCGAGGTGGTTGGCGAGATCGCTGCCTGCATCGATTTATCGGCGCAGTTCGCCGATGAGCAGCGTCTGCGCATGGCCCAGGAGGCGGCCGGATTCGGGGTCTGGGATTGGGATCTGGCAGCTGATCAGGTCTACTGGGACGCGGCGTGCTGGCGCATGCTCGGCTACGATCCCGCGCAGCAGGGCACTCTGGCGTTTGCCGACTGGCAGGAGCTCGTCCATCCCGAGGATCTAGAGCGGGTCCAACCCATCGTTGAGAGCCATTTGGCTGCAGGCAGTCCGTTCACCATCGAGCTTCGTTACCGCTGCGCCGATGGTGGCTGGCTTTGGGTGCAGGGCCGGGGGCAGACCCTGCGCCGTGGCGCCGATGGCTCACCGACCTACATGGCGGGAACGCATGTAGATATCCAGCAGATCAAGGAGGCCGAGCAAGCACTGCGCGAGCATGAGCGGGATTTAGTCGAGGTCAAGCGCATAGCCCGTCTCGGGCATTGGATCCTAGATGTTGATTCTCAGGAACTATTTTGTTCCGGTGAGGTGTACGAGCTTTTCGGGATCGATCCGCAAGCGAAAACCCTGGATCTGGAGACGTATCTAGATCAAGTCCTTAAGCCCGACCTCTCGCAGGTTCAATCATCCTTGGAGCAGGCCCTATCCGGCCAATCTTTCGAGGTCGAACACCGCATCCGGCTTCCTCAAGGCAACGAACGCATTCTGCTTGGGCGCGGATACACCGAGTTCGATGCCCAGGGCCGGCCGCGGATAGTGCGCGGTACAACCCAGGATGTCACCGAGCAGCGGGTTCTGCAGCGCGAACTTGCCGAGCGCGAGGCGCACTACCGGGATCTGGTCGAGAACCAACCGCTGATGATTGAGCGCTTCCTGCCCGACACCACAGTCACCTACGCTAATCCTGCCCTGGGGGATTGCCTCGGTGTGGAGCCGGAGGCGCTGATTGGCCAGCGCTGGCTGGACTATTTACCTGCCGAGGAGCGTGAGAACATCGAGGCGCACTTGGCGGGCTCCACCCCGAGCCATCCGGTTAGCCAATTCGAGAACAGCATGCCGGGCAAGAACGGTATGCAGCTCTGGGCGATGTGGACTTGCCGGGCCTTTTTCGATGAAGCGGGGGAGCTGAGCCATTTCCAGGCGGTAGGCGTAGACATCACCGCACGCCGGCGCGCTGAACAGGCCGAGCAGCAGCTACGCGAGCAGCTTGAGACAAGGCAAAAAGAGCTCGAGGCGATCTTCGCGGCGGCCCGCTCGGTCAGTCTCATCAAGACTGATCTCAATTCAGTCATCGAAGAGGCCAGTACTGGTGCAGAAGTACTGTTCGGTTATTCGCGCGAGGAACTTATTGGCCGACACGTCAGCTTACTGCATACGGCAGAGGACATTGAGCGGCTTGCCGATTACGTCGAGAGATTGTTTAAGGACCATGAGCCGATCCGCATGGAGACGGAGCTAGTCCATCAGGATGGCAGTCGTTTTCCCGCGCTGTTCACCATCCATCCTATCACCGATCTTCGCGGCGAGTTGGTGGCAACACTGGGCGTAAGCTTCGATATCAGCGATCAGAAGCGCGCGGAGCGGGAGTTGGCTGAGGCTGTGAAGGCCAAGACCACCTTCCTCAACGCCGTCAGCCACGACCTGCGCTCGCCGCTCAACGCACTGACCGGCTTCGTCGACCTACTCGCCGCGCCGGATCTGGAAGAAGAGGAGCGCCAGAGCTACGTGCAGCAGTGCCGCCACGCCAGCGGCCGACTGCTGGAGCTGATCGATTCACTGCTCGACCTAAGCCGGCTACATGCGGGCCGGCTCGAACTGCGGCCCACGCCCTTCGATCTGCATGCAGCGATTGAGAGCCAGTGCACCGTCTACCGCCACCTCGCCGCAGAGCACGACCTAGAGTTCACCTGCACCTGTGGACTTGAGGCCGGCGTGCCGCAGTGGGTAGAGGCCGATGCTACCCGGCTGGGACAAATCCTGTCGAACCTGCTCAGCAACGCCATCAAATACACCCAAGATGGGGGAATTGATCTGAGGGTATGCACTGAGCTCGATGACCGAATCACCTTCCAAGTGCGCGATACCGGTCCGGGGATCCCCCCAGAGCAGCAGGCACATATCTTTGCGGCGTTCGATCGCGCCGGCTACCAGGGCTCGCGCAGCGGCCACGGCTTAGGGCTGGCCATCGTGCGCGAGCTCACCGAGCTGTTCGGCGGAGAACTCGCGCTTGAGAGCACGCCGGGGGTGGGCTCCACGTTCAGCGTGACGCTGCCGCTAACGCCCGTCGCAGCACCAGAGACAGAACGCGATGCCGCCCCCGACATGGAAGCCGCTTCGCTGCCTCTTGGCGAAGAGACCCCAGCGAACACGCTGCATGTGCTGGTAGCCGATGATGAACAGACGAATGTCTTTTTGGCCCAGGTCCTACTTGAGCAGTTCGGTTGCACGGTCACCACGGCCAAAAACGGCACCGCTGCCTTGGAGGCGTGGCGGACGCAACGGCTGGACGCTCTGGTGCTCGACCGCCACATGCCCGATCTCGATGGTGTTGAGCTGGCCGAGCGTATCCGCACCGAGGAGCAGGTCGAGGGTGGCCCTCGGGTGCCCATTGCCCTGTACACTGCTTACGCTCGCAGCGAGGTTGAGCCGGTGCTTGAGGGCGGGCTCTTTGATACCTTTTTGGGCAAACCGCTGGATAGTACAGAACTGCGGCAATGGATCGAATCACTGGTAGGGCGGTAA
- a CDS encoding PAS domain S-box protein, which produces MDDNTGKHLDEQEIHSALFELYPDATLLIDADSSLPLRFNRIAHEQLGYTAEEFASLRINDYEALETPEEITAHIRAIFEQGQDDFETQHRCKDGTLIDVRVSVVLLPTRERTLLLAVFRNISEQKQALRDLEQSEQRFRDVTLAAGEYIWEIDTEGRYSFITSPAEPLFGRPVEAMIGHSPFEFMPDDEAERVRGLLKAWADERSAWRDLEHASLRPDGSLVYQRVSGLPIFNESGRLTGFRGTGRDITAEKEAERAQKRLTERLSLATSAAGLGIWDYDLTNGRLDWDEGMFRLYGIDPATFGHAFEDWAETLLPESREKTAAEFKEAVASRTLFNTQMDIRRADDGRFRTLHGQAQVICDASGAPVRVVGVNRDVTEQRVLQRELAEREAHYRDLVENQPLMIERFLPDTTVTYANPALGDCIGVEPEALIGQRWLDYLPAEERENIEAHLAGSTPSHPVSQFENSMPGKNGMQLWAMWTCRAFFDEAGELSHFQAVGVDITARRRAEQAEQQLREQLETRQKELEAIFAAARSVSLIKTDLNSVIEEASTGAEVLFGYSREELIGQHVSLLHTAEDIERLPDYVERMLKDHEPIRMETELVHQDGSTFPALFTVHPITDLRGELVATLGVSFDISDQKRAEKALQAAKERFAGIFEQTGSGVAVYRPVDEGRDFEFIEINPASERIDQTSRDELIGRRLTECFPGVEEMGLLAALQRVADTGVPEELPLAAYHDERITGWRENRIFQLSSGEVVAVYEDRTEIKRAQQESERARQQLANLAAQLPGFIYQYRLWPDGGSAFVYANEGIEKIYGITPAEAMECADRLFEVVWEADREGVYRSIEQSAETLTPWRYSYRIQHPVKGPVWLEGHATPERLADGSTLWHGYVNDITDRVRAEQELNESKALLDEFFNQSIMGFFFMMLDEPIDWHAASEAEKESLLGHAMANHRMTKINQAMLDQYGADREDFIGLTYRDFFPDEQIEHGRAVLREIFDQGRAHAVTHEQKGDGTPVIILGDYTCLHDEHGRVTGHFGIQDDITERRQQQEALVQARQEAERANQAKSEFLANMSHEIRTPMNAVIGLSQLLAQTELSAKQRDQIQKIEHSSKMLLGILNDILDFSKIEAGKLELEAREFQLFDVVEQMATLFGEKAHAGGLELLYDIPPSLPQTLVGDSLRLAQVLSNLLGNATKFTEQGGTVELGIRSVESAPAGHATLRFYVRDTGIGMSEAQIARIFQAFGQADTSTTRRYGGTGLGLVISRRLVEAMGGELTVDSAPGEGSTFAFTLTLPLGEDRAATIPCPNTRGQRVLIVDDQPSAREIMRELLHHCAFTTEEAASGEAAIERIVAAEQRGEPFDFILLDWMMPGGMTGTETCAEVERRRQSGELRQTQPPILMVSAYAREEVEIGENEVTDFLAKPLTASSLYDALARAERGEGAEAEGDERTPHHAPDLRGHRLLLVEDNEINQEVATELLEKTGATVETAENGAVAVEAIRANPPDLVLMDLQMPVMDGYEAMRVLREEGYDRPILALSAAVMDEDRQRAAQAGADGHLGKPIESPDLYAALTEHLRIEGKAVAAAPADVSDGAADAVQILPAELPGFDLERGLRRLGEDKALYLRQLRRFRGQLTTDYAALIDHLRAGDNEQANRLAHTLKGVAGTLGAMDLQQQAEQIDHDLKAGNAVTAECIGRLEQTLQDTEQALDGLTREPETAWQGSAEAVTRLREKLEACELIEEETLQEALAYLRSQGLGYDALEELVEQFAFDEALQSLDRLLRGDQGEQS; this is translated from the coding sequence GTGGACGACAACACGGGGAAGCATCTTGATGAGCAGGAGATTCACTCCGCCCTGTTTGAACTCTATCCCGATGCTACCCTGCTCATCGATGCCGACAGCAGCCTGCCGCTGCGGTTCAACCGCATCGCCCATGAGCAACTCGGCTATACGGCCGAGGAATTCGCTAGTCTCCGCATCAACGATTACGAGGCCCTAGAGACGCCGGAAGAGATCACCGCGCACATCCGCGCCATCTTTGAACAGGGGCAAGACGACTTCGAGACCCAGCACCGTTGCAAAGACGGCACCCTCATCGATGTGCGGGTCTCGGTGGTGCTGCTGCCGACCCGGGAACGGACCCTGTTGCTGGCCGTATTCCGCAATATCAGCGAACAAAAGCAAGCCCTCCGTGACCTCGAGCAGAGCGAGCAGCGCTTTCGGGATGTCACCCTGGCAGCGGGTGAGTATATCTGGGAGATCGACACAGAGGGGCGTTATAGCTTTATCACTTCGCCGGCGGAACCTCTATTTGGCCGCCCGGTCGAGGCGATGATCGGGCACTCGCCTTTCGAATTCATGCCGGATGACGAAGCTGAGCGGGTACGCGGCCTGCTGAAGGCTTGGGCCGATGAAAGAAGTGCGTGGCGAGACCTGGAGCATGCCTCGCTGCGCCCGGATGGCAGCCTCGTCTACCAGCGGGTCAGCGGCCTGCCCATTTTTAATGAAAGCGGCAGGCTGACCGGTTTCCGTGGCACTGGGCGCGATATCACTGCTGAGAAAGAAGCCGAGCGGGCTCAAAAGAGACTGACGGAGCGCCTGAGCCTGGCGACTTCGGCAGCCGGACTCGGCATCTGGGACTACGACCTGACAAACGGTCGGCTCGACTGGGATGAGGGTATGTTTCGCCTCTACGGGATCGACCCGGCCACCTTCGGTCACGCCTTTGAGGACTGGGCCGAGACCCTGTTGCCTGAGTCCCGCGAGAAAACAGCGGCGGAGTTCAAAGAGGCGGTGGCCTCGCGGACCCTGTTCAATACACAGATGGACATCCGCCGTGCGGATGATGGCAGGTTCCGTACCTTGCACGGGCAGGCCCAGGTGATTTGCGATGCCTCCGGCGCCCCGGTGCGGGTCGTGGGCGTCAATCGGGATGTGACCGAGCAGCGGGTTCTGCAGCGCGAACTTGCCGAGCGCGAGGCGCACTACCGGGATCTGGTCGAGAACCAACCGCTGATGATTGAGCGCTTCCTGCCCGACACCACAGTCACCTACGCTAATCCTGCCCTGGGGGATTGCATCGGTGTGGAGCCGGAGGCGCTGATTGGCCAGCGCTGGCTGGACTATTTACCTGCCGAGGAGCGCGAGAACATCGAGGCGCACTTGGCGGGCTCCACTCCGAGCCATCCGGTTAGCCAATTCGAGAACAGCATGCCGGGCAAGAACGGTATGCAGCTCTGGGCGATGTGGACTTGCCGGGCCTTTTTCGATGAAGCGGGGGAGTTGAGCCATTTCCAGGCGGTAGGCGTAGACATCACCGCACGCCGGCGCGCCGAACAGGCCGAGCAGCAGCTACGCGAGCAGCTTGAGACAAGGCAAAAAGAGCTCGAGGCGATCTTCGCGGCGGCCCGCTCGGTCAGTCTCATCAAGACTGATCTCAATTCAGTCATCGAAGAGGCCAGTACTGGTGCAGAAGTACTGTTCGGTTATTCGCGCGAGGAACTTATTGGTCAGCACGTCAGCTTACTGCATACGGCAGAGGACATTGAGCGGCTTCCTGATTACGTCGAGAGAATGCTTAAGGACCATGAGCCGATCCGCATGGAGACGGAGCTAGTCCATCAGGATGGCAGCACGTTCCCGGCGCTGTTCACCGTTCATCCTATCACCGATCTTCGTGGCGAGTTGGTGGCAACACTCGGCGTAAGCTTCGATATCAGCGATCAGAAGCGCGCCGAGAAAGCCCTGCAGGCGGCCAAAGAACGCTTCGCCGGGATCTTCGAGCAGACCGGCAGTGGCGTGGCCGTCTACCGTCCGGTGGATGAGGGGCGGGATTTCGAGTTCATTGAGATCAACCCGGCATCCGAGCGCATTGATCAGACCTCCCGCGATGAACTCATCGGCCGGAGGCTCACCGAATGCTTCCCGGGTGTCGAGGAGATGGGCCTGCTCGCGGCGCTGCAACGGGTGGCTGACACCGGCGTGCCCGAAGAACTGCCCCTGGCCGCCTATCATGACGAACGGATTACCGGCTGGCGCGAGAACCGGATCTTCCAGCTCTCTTCCGGCGAAGTGGTCGCTGTCTACGAGGACCGCACCGAGATCAAGCGGGCTCAACAGGAGTCCGAGCGGGCGCGGCAGCAGCTAGCTAACCTCGCCGCGCAGCTGCCTGGATTCATCTATCAATATCGCCTCTGGCCTGACGGAGGCTCGGCTTTCGTTTATGCCAACGAGGGCATTGAGAAGATCTACGGCATCACGCCGGCAGAGGCCATGGAGTGCGCCGATCGCCTCTTCGAAGTCGTCTGGGAGGCCGACCGGGAAGGGGTTTACCGGAGCATTGAGCAATCGGCCGAGACCCTCACACCCTGGCGCTACAGCTACCGGATCCAGCATCCCGTGAAAGGGCCGGTCTGGCTGGAGGGCCATGCTACACCGGAGCGCCTGGCTGACGGCAGCACCCTCTGGCACGGGTATGTGAACGATATCACCGACCGAGTCCGGGCCGAGCAGGAGTTGAACGAGAGCAAGGCGCTGCTCGATGAATTCTTCAATCAGTCGATCATGGGCTTTTTCTTCATGATGCTCGATGAGCCGATCGACTGGCACGCGGCCTCAGAGGCGGAGAAAGAATCGCTGCTTGGCCATGCCATGGCCAATCACCGCATGACCAAGATCAATCAGGCTATGCTCGATCAATATGGCGCTGACCGTGAGGATTTCATTGGCCTCACCTACCGGGACTTTTTCCCCGACGAACAGATCGAGCATGGTCGCGCCGTGCTTCGGGAGATTTTCGATCAAGGCCGTGCCCATGCGGTGACGCACGAGCAGAAAGGGGATGGCACGCCCGTGATCATTCTTGGGGACTATACCTGCCTGCACGATGAACATGGCCGCGTCACCGGCCACTTCGGTATCCAGGACGATATCACCGAGCGCCGGCAGCAACAGGAGGCCCTGGTACAAGCCCGGCAGGAAGCTGAGCGCGCGAACCAAGCCAAGAGCGAGTTCCTGGCCAACATGAGCCATGAGATCCGCACGCCGATGAATGCGGTCATCGGCCTAAGCCAGCTGCTTGCGCAAACCGAATTGAGCGCCAAGCAGCGCGATCAGATCCAAAAGATCGAGCACTCATCGAAGATGCTGCTCGGCATCCTCAACGACATCCTCGATTTCTCCAAGATCGAGGCCGGAAAGCTGGAGCTGGAGGCCCGCGAGTTCCAGCTCTTCGATGTGGTTGAGCAGATGGCGACCCTCTTCGGCGAGAAGGCCCACGCCGGCGGCCTGGAACTGCTCTACGACATCCCACCGTCCCTCCCACAGACCCTGGTCGGGGACTCGCTGCGCCTTGCGCAGGTGCTCAGCAACCTGCTCGGCAACGCCACGAAGTTCACCGAGCAAGGTGGCACCGTGGAGCTTGGCATACGGAGTGTCGAGTCGGCGCCTGCCGGCCACGCCACGCTGCGTTTCTACGTGCGTGATACGGGCATTGGCATGAGCGAGGCGCAAATCGCCCGGATCTTTCAGGCCTTCGGCCAGGCCGATACCTCCACCACCCGGCGTTATGGCGGCACCGGCCTTGGACTGGTGATCAGCCGGCGGCTGGTTGAAGCCATGGGCGGTGAACTCACGGTCGACTCCGCCCCCGGGGAAGGCAGCACGTTTGCCTTCACACTCACTCTGCCTTTGGGCGAGGACCGTGCAGCGACCATCCCCTGCCCGAACACCCGCGGTCAGCGCGTGCTGATTGTCGATGATCAGCCGAGTGCCCGGGAGATCATGCGCGAACTCCTCCACCACTGCGCGTTCACGACCGAGGAGGCGGCTAGCGGCGAGGCAGCCATCGAGCGGATCGTAGCGGCGGAGCAGCGCGGGGAGCCATTCGATTTCATCCTGCTCGATTGGATGATGCCCGGGGGCATGACCGGCACCGAGACCTGTGCCGAGGTCGAACGCCGGCGCCAATCCGGCGAGCTGCGCCAGACCCAGCCACCGATCCTGATGGTTAGCGCCTACGCCCGCGAGGAGGTCGAGATCGGCGAGAACGAAGTCACTGACTTTTTGGCCAAACCCCTGACCGCCTCCTCGCTCTACGATGCGCTAGCCCGCGCTGAGCGGGGAGAGGGAGCAGAAGCAGAGGGCGATGAGCGCACACCCCACCACGCGCCGGATCTGCGCGGCCACCGTTTGCTGCTCGTTGAAGACAACGAAATCAATCAGGAGGTGGCCACAGAACTGCTGGAGAAGACCGGGGCTACCGTGGAGACCGCGGAGAATGGCGCCGTGGCCGTCGAGGCGATCCGCGCCAATCCGCCGGATCTGGTGCTGATGGATCTGCAGATGCCGGTGATGGACGGCTACGAGGCAATGCGGGTGTTGCGCGAAGAAGGCTACGACCGCCCCATCCTCGCCCTCTCAGCGGCCGTGATGGATGAGGATCGTCAGCGCGCAGCACAGGCCGGCGCAGATGGTCACCTGGGCAAGCCGATCGAAAGCCCGGATCTTTACGCCGCATTGACCGAGCACCTGCGCATCGAAGGCAAGGCTGTGGCAGCGGCCCCGGCCGATGTTTCCGACGGCGCGGCCGACGCCGTCCAGATCCTGCCAGCCGAATTGCCCGGGTTCGATCTTGAACGCGGGCTTCGCCGCCTCGGCGAAGACAAGGCTCTCTACCTGCGGCAGCTACGCAGGTTCCGCGGCCAACTGACCACCGACTACGCCGCGCTGATCGATCACCTGCGCGCCGGTGATAACGAGCAGGCCAATCGGCTCGCCCACACCCTCAAGGGCGTGGCCGGAACGCTGGGTGCCATGGATCTGCAGCAGCAGGCGGAACAAATCGATCACGACCTGAAAGCGGGAAATGCGGTCACCGCGGAGTGCATCGGGCGCCTTGAGCAGACCTTGCAGGATACTGAACAGGCTCTCGATGGGCTGACCCGAGAGCCGGAAACAGCCTGGCAAGGGTCGGCGGAGGCCGTAACACGCCTGCGTGAAAAGCTGGAGGCCTGCGAGCTTATCGAAGAGGAAACGCTCCAGGAGGCCCTAGCCTACTTACGTAGTCAGGGACTTGGCTACGACGCCCTGGAGGAGTTGGTTGAACAGTTCGCGTTTGATGAGGCCCTGCAAAGTCTCGATAGGCTGCTCCGAGGCGATCAAGGGGAACAATCATGA
- a CDS encoding ATP-binding protein — MSTILRDVSEQKEAINQLKAANRAKTDFLNAVSHDLRTPLNAIIGFADLLADSPLNATQRRQIELCQAAGYNLLGLIDTLLELSRLESGRLVLQSAPFELRPFLSEQMAILTRQAEEKGLQLEWSVDAELPDQMLGDTTRFSQLLFNLVVNAIKFTERGRIRVSVSRYSERCLQVAVEDSGSGIPVDLQQKIFEPFERGTADAKQLQGSGLGLAISRELVHMMGGRLWLHSVPGEGATFFFTAPLIPDPEDVEAYRGSDDRSSNSVTSDNQEIVGMRVMVAEDDPTNIILIQELLERCGAQQTIAENGQQALELWQAAEQEFDLIMLDMQMPRLDGVQVAHAVRETQAEQGRRHTPIAMLSAHASAEVRDRCLQNGADTYMTKPIRLDALVELLCWAKQQA; from the coding sequence ATGTCAACGATATTGCGCGATGTTAGCGAGCAGAAAGAGGCCATAAATCAGCTCAAAGCCGCTAACCGCGCCAAAACCGACTTTCTCAATGCAGTTAGCCACGACCTGCGCACTCCACTTAACGCCATCATTGGTTTTGCCGACTTGTTGGCTGATTCGCCGCTCAACGCGACGCAGCGCCGCCAAATCGAGCTCTGTCAGGCGGCTGGCTATAATCTCCTCGGTCTGATCGATACGCTGCTTGAGCTATCGCGCCTGGAATCCGGTCGCCTTGTTCTCCAAAGTGCCCCCTTTGAGTTACGCCCATTTCTCTCCGAGCAGATGGCTATACTCACAAGGCAGGCAGAAGAAAAAGGGCTGCAGCTTGAGTGGTCGGTCGATGCCGAGCTGCCGGATCAGATGTTGGGCGATACCACCCGCTTCAGTCAGCTACTCTTTAATCTGGTAGTCAACGCTATTAAGTTCACTGAGCGCGGCCGCATCCGTGTAAGCGTATCGCGTTACAGCGAGAGGTGTTTACAGGTGGCGGTTGAGGACAGTGGTTCCGGTATTCCGGTGGACCTGCAGCAGAAGATATTCGAACCGTTTGAGCGCGGTACTGCGGATGCGAAACAGCTTCAGGGTAGCGGCTTGGGCCTGGCAATCAGCCGCGAGCTGGTGCACATGATGGGTGGGCGGCTTTGGCTCCATAGCGTCCCTGGTGAGGGCGCTACTTTCTTCTTTACTGCACCATTAATACCCGATCCTGAGGATGTGGAAGCCTATCGCGGCAGCGATGATCGCAGTTCTAATAGCGTAACAAGCGATAATCAAGAAATTGTTGGAATGCGTGTGATGGTAGCCGAGGATGACCCCACTAACATCATATTGATTCAGGAGCTGCTCGAACGCTGTGGTGCGCAGCAGACCATCGCGGAAAATGGTCAGCAAGCGCTAGAACTCTGGCAAGCAGCTGAACAGGAGTTCGACTTGATCATGCTCGACATGCAAATGCCACGTCTCGACGGAGTGCAGGTTGCGCATGCCGTGCGAGAGACCCAGGCCGAACAGGGACGGCGGCACACTCCTATCGCTATGCTCTCCGCTCATGCCAGTGCTGAGGTGCGCGATAGGTGCTTACAAAACGGGGCTGACACTTACATGACTAAACCGATACGCCTCGATGCACTGGTCGAATTACTCTGCTGGGCGAAGCAGCAGGCATAG
- a CDS encoding PAS domain S-box protein, whose translation MTYDAAQREGHRLAFLASILDSQPGAVCVVDKEGCFTYINAAACQRLGYPDPEELLGERLESVVYAYRDDPCALALTEQLIQVARTGSSQNFESVTWLRTRNGDPLAVIVEAAVLREGEKTAGTVVTFRECKKQQECVDEDIHSVQQDSKTKFQQQLIALLDQTPDIIALHDISGQLIYVNAAGREKLGVPDIPRASDGQLCQCGTAIPVEPSIGAFIYFCHPAWAAELLLNEGLPTARRDGFWQGETAIWNAAGEEVATSQVIIGHRNDSGEVVQFSTIIRDISDLKRAQQEVAESEQRFRLIANTISDAFWLRKDNQILYVNPAYERIWGQSAELFRADADSFLEDVHPEDRERGHLAR comes from the coding sequence ATGACTTACGATGCAGCACAAAGGGAAGGGCATAGGCTCGCATTTTTAGCAAGTATCCTCGACAGTCAGCCGGGTGCTGTCTGTGTTGTTGATAAAGAAGGCTGTTTTACCTACATCAACGCAGCTGCTTGTCAACGGCTCGGTTATCCCGATCCGGAGGAGTTGCTCGGAGAGCGCTTAGAATCAGTGGTGTACGCTTATCGGGATGACCCTTGCGCCCTGGCGCTCACTGAGCAGCTAATTCAGGTTGCGAGAACTGGCTCCTCACAAAACTTCGAGTCAGTAACTTGGCTTCGAACACGCAATGGCGATCCCCTTGCGGTAATTGTTGAAGCTGCTGTGCTGCGTGAAGGTGAAAAGACGGCGGGTACGGTTGTTACCTTCCGCGAGTGCAAAAAGCAGCAAGAGTGTGTGGACGAGGATATACATTCAGTTCAACAAGACTCCAAAACAAAATTTCAACAGCAGTTGATCGCACTACTTGATCAGACGCCGGATATAATCGCGCTACATGACATTAGCGGGCAGCTGATTTATGTCAATGCCGCAGGCAGGGAAAAGCTCGGTGTGCCAGATATACCACGCGCAAGTGATGGGCAGCTATGCCAGTGTGGTACCGCCATCCCGGTCGAACCATCTATTGGAGCGTTCATCTATTTTTGCCATCCCGCTTGGGCCGCCGAATTACTCCTCAATGAAGGTTTGCCGACCGCCCGGCGCGACGGCTTCTGGCAAGGGGAAACAGCCATTTGGAACGCTGCCGGAGAAGAGGTGGCAACTTCACAGGTGATCATCGGTCACCGCAACGACTCCGGTGAAGTGGTTCAATTTTCGACGATCATCCGCGATATCTCCGATCTAAAGCGGGCTCAGCAGGAGGTAGCGGAAAGTGAGCAGCGTTTTCGCTTAATCGCCAACACCATCAGTGATGCCTTTTGGCTGCGAAAAGATAATCAGATCTTATATGTAAATCCTGCTTATGAGCGAATCTGGGGACAATCTGCAGAGCTCTTTCGTGCTGATGCTGACAGTTTTCTTGAAGATGTCCACCCCGAGGATCGGGAGAGAGGGCATTTGGCAAGGTGA